One segment of Methanolinea mesophila DNA contains the following:
- the mtrD gene encoding tetrahydromethanopterin S-methyltransferase subunit D, which produces MSAIGAKPAAGGSLDPKAAIIGIIILIIIIALAYVLVGASFAFMALIGIIIGGILIGFGVHFVPVGGAPAAMGQAPGIATGVAMLAAGAGLAGLFGGAWAYAAETPDLVVSVVTGAIGGGLMMAITCFFVTFIYVYGMGIPCASGKVLKDPLTGDTQPEYKSQGTEGHGLPFISWVGGVVGGLFGGAGGTLIYIMLLDVYKGALPGMMDAQAAQILPIAISLAGIFAVGMFLVNAVLAAYNITGTIEGPHDPKFKRFPRDIIASAVASAVCGIVAIMIVAM; this is translated from the coding sequence ATGAGCGCAATTGGTGCAAAACCCGCCGCGGGCGGATCACTTGACCCCAAAGCAGCGATTATCGGTATCATTATCCTGATTATCATCATTGCACTGGCATACGTGCTTGTCGGGGCTTCGTTTGCCTTCATGGCGCTCATCGGTATCATCATCGGAGGTATCCTGATTGGGTTCGGGGTGCACTTTGTGCCGGTCGGCGGAGCGCCGGCCGCGATGGGACAGGCTCCAGGTATCGCCACCGGTGTTGCCATGCTGGCGGCTGGTGCCGGTCTTGCCGGTCTGTTCGGCGGGGCATGGGCCTATGCGGCAGAGACACCCGACCTGGTAGTCTCCGTTGTCACCGGAGCTATCGGCGGCGGACTGATGATGGCTATCACCTGCTTCTTCGTGACCTTCATCTATGTCTACGGCATGGGAATCCCCTGTGCATCCGGTAAGGTCCTGAAAGACCCCCTTACAGGCGACACCCAGCCCGAATATAAGTCCCAGGGTACCGAAGGACACGGTCTTCCGTTCATCTCCTGGGTCGGCGGTGTCGTAGGCGGTCTCTTTGGCGGCGCGGGCGGCACGCTGATCTATATCATGCTCCTCGACGTCTACAAGGGAGCACTGCCCGGTATGATGGACGCACAGGCAGCCCAGATCCTTCCGATTGCAATATCCCTCGCGGGTATCTTCGCGGTCGGTATGTTCCTGGTCAATGCGGTGCTCGCAGCCTACAACATCACCGGGACCATCGAGGGACCGCACGACCCCAAGTTCAAGCGTTTCCCCCGGGACATCATCGCTTCGGCCGTTGCCTCTGCAGTCTGTGGAATTGTCGCGATCATGATCGTCGCAATGTGA
- the mtrC gene encoding tetrahydromethanopterin S-methyltransferase subunit MtrC gives MTVKVEVIEGGVPHTKIMIGGLIVALVCIYLTYVNQLTGMQGFAFFGGLGAVAAIIWGSHTIKHLCSYGIGTGVPSAGMMAFGSGVIAMLFATKFGVAAPIVAIIIAAIIGAILGYLANNVLSMHIPVMIQSLIEMAIIGALTLMGFSAMISGSFTFNALTSGTVTILGLALPSYQVSLIGGGIIASIFMLGGIAIQHPFNACLGPNWTQDRMLTLAAECGFLSMIAAAIMSLALIDTYAALISLIIAVIGWYYTYVKYLALSKRDAAGWLDSKPIPELEGH, from the coding sequence ATGACGGTTAAAGTAGAAGTAATCGAAGGCGGCGTTCCCCATACCAAGATCATGATTGGCGGGCTCATCGTCGCGCTGGTGTGCATTTACCTCACCTACGTGAATCAGCTCACCGGGATGCAGGGATTCGCATTCTTCGGGGGCCTGGGTGCGGTTGCAGCTATCATATGGGGCAGCCACACAATCAAACACCTGTGCAGCTACGGTATCGGTACCGGAGTTCCCTCCGCAGGTATGATGGCATTCGGGTCTGGGGTTATCGCCATGCTCTTTGCCACCAAGTTCGGAGTGGCCGCTCCCATAGTCGCGATTATTATCGCCGCTATTATCGGTGCGATCCTCGGTTACCTGGCAAACAACGTGCTCTCGATGCACATTCCGGTAATGATCCAGTCTCTTATCGAGATGGCGATCATCGGGGCGCTGACCCTCATGGGATTCTCCGCGATGATCTCTGGTTCGTTCACGTTCAATGCGCTGACCTCAGGCACGGTGACCATTCTCGGACTTGCGCTTCCCAGCTACCAGGTCTCGCTCATAGGTGGAGGAATTATCGCGAGCATCTTCATGCTCGGAGGTATCGCAATCCAGCACCCGTTCAACGCCTGTCTGGGGCCGAACTGGACTCAGGACAGAATGCTGACGCTCGCTGCGGAATGCGGGTTCCTGTCCATGATCGCCGCGGCAATCATGTCCCTGGCATTGATCGACACTTACGCGGCCCTGATCTCGCTGATCATCGCAGTCATCGGGTGGTATTACACCTATGTCAAGTACCTCGCGCTCTCGAAGCGTGACGCGGCAGGCTGGCTCGACTCCAAGCCGATTCCGGAACTGGAGGGACACTAA
- the mtrB gene encoding tetrahydromethanopterin S-methyltransferase subunit MtrB, with translation MFVEALPEYGLVVDPMVGIVSTAGESMAPVLEKVGELEAISGDLVNMLSGEGNFLASFPGREKSLVVAGNMTAFWYGIAIGLLIAGIFVFHLI, from the coding sequence ATGTTCGTCGAAGCACTTCCCGAATACGGGCTGGTCGTCGACCCGATGGTGGGCATTGTTTCCACCGCGGGAGAGTCGATGGCTCCTGTCCTTGAGAAAGTGGGCGAACTGGAGGCCATTTCGGGAGACCTGGTGAACATGCTCTCAGGAGAAGGTAATTTCCTGGCATCGTTCCCCGGCAGGGAGAAGTCACTCGTAGTCGCGGGTAACATGACCGCATTCTGGTACGGAATTGCAATCGGGCTGCTAATCGCAGGAATATTCGTATTCCATCTGATTTGA
- the mtrA gene encoding tetrahydromethanopterin S-methyltransferase subunit A, with amino-acid sequence MAEKKSPASGWPIVQGDFHSGDPNSPVAVVTMGSHLDEKGICDAGAAICGSCKTENLGLEKVIANIISNPNIRFMLLCGTEVKGHLSGQTLIALHKSGVKEGRVVGAEGAIPFIENLNADAIKRFQEQIEVVNIMESEDLGAIKAKIAELTGRDPGAFPADALVVEVKEAAGAEEATGEVRPLSGELALVHARMKVIEKMVVNIGYRDKFAAGVYSGKIEGLMIGLIVSFAIIGFILMG; translated from the coding sequence ATGGCAGAAAAGAAATCACCGGCAAGCGGATGGCCGATCGTCCAGGGAGACTTCCACTCAGGGGATCCCAACAGCCCGGTCGCAGTCGTGACCATGGGGTCTCACCTTGACGAGAAAGGCATCTGCGATGCAGGAGCTGCGATCTGCGGTTCCTGTAAGACCGAGAACCTCGGTCTTGAAAAGGTCATCGCCAATATCATCTCCAACCCGAACATCCGGTTCATGCTCCTCTGCGGTACCGAGGTGAAAGGTCACCTCTCGGGCCAGACCCTCATTGCACTCCACAAGAGCGGAGTCAAGGAAGGCCGTGTCGTGGGAGCCGAAGGCGCAATCCCCTTCATCGAGAACCTCAATGCCGACGCGATCAAGCGCTTCCAGGAGCAGATCGAGGTCGTCAACATCATGGAATCCGAGGATCTCGGCGCTATCAAGGCCAAGATCGCGGAACTCACCGGAAGAGATCCCGGAGCGTTCCCGGCGGATGCCCTGGTCGTGGAGGTCAAGGAAGCGGCAGGTGCGGAAGAAGCGACGGGTGAGGTCAGGCCGTTATCCGGCGAACTGGCGTTGGTCCATGCACGGATGAAAGTAATCGAGAAGATGGTGGTGAATATCGGCTACCGCGACAAGTTTGCGGCAGGCGTATATTCAGGCAAGATCGAAGGGCTCATGATCGGGCTCATCGTCTCGTTTGCCATCATCGGATTCATACTGATGGGGTGA
- a CDS encoding tetrahydromethanopterin S-methyltransferase subunit F — protein sequence MAEEGSKSAGPIRMVAIENMVENIRYKAQILARTNKFDSAIMDSGIVGFIAGIVVALVLIGVPALVM from the coding sequence ATGGCAGAAGAAGGATCAAAATCGGCAGGACCTATCAGAATGGTCGCAATTGAGAACATGGTGGAGAATATCCGCTATAAGGCACAGATATTGGCAAGGACCAACAAGTTCGACTCTGCAATCATGGACTCGGGAATCGTCGGGTTCATCGCAGGGATCGTCGTTGCACTTGTGCTGATCGGTGTGCCCGCCCTGGTGATGTGA
- the mtrA gene encoding tetrahydromethanopterin S-methyltransferase subunit A, with the protein MAEKKSPASGWPIVQGDFHSGDPNSPVAVVTMGSHLDEKGICDAGAAICGSCKTENLGLEKVIANIISNPNIRFMLLCGTEVKGHLSGQTLIALHKSGVKEGRVVGAEGAIPFIENLSGDAIKRFQEQIEIVNIMESEDLGAIKAKIHELHEKDPGAFPADAMVVEVKEAAGGVEVAAAGVNPQFLEIEKRLDKIEKQLEFVDAEVAQRVGRKIGRDIGILYGLVVGLIVFVILLVLLPKLSTIM; encoded by the coding sequence ATGGCAGAAAAGAAATCACCGGCAAGCGGATGGCCGATCGTCCAGGGAGACTTCCACTCAGGGGATCCCAACAGCCCGGTCGCAGTCGTGACCATGGGGTCTCACCTTGACGAAAAAGGCATCTGTGACGCGGGAGCTGCGATCTGCGGTTCCTGTAAGACTGAGAACCTCGGTCTGGAGAAGGTCATCGCCAATATCATCTCCAACCCGAACATCCGGTTCATGCTCCTTTGCGGTACCGAGGTGAAAGGTCACCTCTCGGGCCAGACCCTCATCGCACTCCACAAGAGCGGAGTCAAGGAAGGCCGTGTCGTAGGAGCCGAAGGTGCAATCCCCTTCATCGAGAATCTCAGCGGGGACGCAATCAAGCGTTTCCAGGAGCAGATCGAGATTGTCAATATCATGGAATCCGAGGATCTCGGCGCAATCAAAGCCAAGATTCATGAACTCCATGAGAAGGACCCAGGGGCATTCCCGGCCGACGCCATGGTCGTTGAGGTCAAGGAGGCGGCAGGCGGAGTAGAAGTCGCTGCAGCAGGCGTAAATCCCCAGTTCCTGGAGATCGAGAAGCGGCTCGACAAGATCGAGAAGCAGCTTGAGTTCGTTGATGCAGAAGTGGCCCAGAGGGTAGGCCGGAAGATCGGAAGAGATATCGGTATACTCTACGGGCTCGTCGTAGGACTGATCGTATTCGTCATCCTGCTTGTCCTGCTCCCGAAGTTAAGTACGATTATGTAA
- the mtrH gene encoding tetrahydromethanopterin S-methyltransferase subunit H has translation MFRFEKEQQVWDFNGTMIGGQPGEYPTVLGASIFYNKHEVVLDDHTGKIDKPKAEALWNRCQELSDMTGIPHFIQIIAEYGVAFESYFSWFDSIDNKTAFLMDSSAPVALAHACKYVTEVGLANRAIYNSINGSIPPENIEALKNSDVDAAIVLAFNPADPSVVGREKTLVEGGVAGQTKGMIQIAEECGIKRPILDTAATPLGLGSGGSYREILACKAIHGYPTGGAYHNMTVSWTWLKRWKGSKKNPSKLAETLKGKDLYTEQLLHHYQGGMDGVIQAAWSAPDIGCNMIASTLGADLIMYGPIENVEAMITAQAYTDIAVLEATRQMGIECKAENHPIFKLI, from the coding sequence ATGTTCAGGTTTGAAAAAGAACAGCAAGTCTGGGACTTCAATGGCACCATGATTGGTGGCCAGCCGGGTGAGTACCCCACCGTGCTCGGTGCATCTATCTTCTACAACAAGCATGAGGTAGTGCTCGACGACCACACCGGCAAGATTGACAAACCAAAGGCAGAGGCACTCTGGAACCGCTGCCAGGAGCTCTCCGACATGACCGGCATCCCCCATTTCATTCAGATCATCGCTGAATACGGGGTCGCCTTCGAGAGCTACTTCTCCTGGTTTGACAGCATCGACAACAAGACCGCATTCCTCATGGACTCTTCGGCCCCGGTCGCACTTGCGCACGCGTGCAAGTATGTGACCGAGGTCGGACTGGCGAATCGGGCAATCTACAACTCCATCAACGGGTCAATCCCGCCGGAGAACATCGAGGCCCTGAAGAACAGCGACGTGGACGCAGCCATTGTGCTGGCGTTCAACCCCGCCGACCCTTCGGTCGTAGGCAGGGAGAAGACCCTCGTAGAGGGCGGAGTCGCAGGCCAGACAAAGGGAATGATACAGATTGCCGAGGAGTGTGGGATCAAGCGGCCCATTCTCGACACTGCGGCAACTCCCCTCGGGCTCGGCTCGGGCGGGTCATACCGTGAGATCCTCGCCTGCAAGGCGATCCACGGGTACCCCACCGGTGGTGCCTACCACAACATGACCGTCTCCTGGACCTGGCTCAAGCGCTGGAAAGGTTCCAAGAAGAACCCCTCGAAGCTGGCGGAGACCCTGAAAGGTAAGGACCTCTACACCGAGCAGCTCCTGCACCACTACCAGGGCGGCATGGACGGTGTCATCCAGGCGGCATGGTCCGCACCCGATATCGGCTGCAACATGATCGCGAGCACCCTCGGTGCCGACCTTATCATGTACGGTCCTATCGAGAACGTGGAAGCCATGATCACTGCCCAGGCATACACCGACATCGCAGTCCTCGAGGCCACCCGGCAGATGGGAATCGAGTGCAAGGCTGAGAACCACCCAATATTCAAACTCATCTAA
- a CDS encoding rubredoxin — MTSVRRYKCVICGYIYSPLRGEPHNGIPPGTEFEDLPDTYLCPVCGMEGKGRIGKGGFEEWIPTKYICNVCGYVYDQKRGEPHRGIKPGTPFENLPDDYTCPICALDPKISKVYGKVYKQGFDPLDIP; from the coding sequence ATGACCAGCGTAAGGCGCTATAAGTGCGTAATCTGCGGATACATTTATTCCCCTCTCCGGGGTGAGCCGCATAACGGGATACCCCCCGGGACGGAGTTCGAAGACCTGCCCGATACCTATCTGTGCCCGGTATGCGGGATGGAGGGAAAAGGGAGGATTGGAAAAGGCGGGTTCGAGGAGTGGATCCCCACAAAATACATCTGCAACGTGTGCGGGTATGTCTACGATCAGAAAAGAGGGGAGCCGCACCGGGGTATCAAACCGGGGACTCCCTTCGAAAACCTTCCTGACGACTACACGTGTCCTATTTGTGCCCTTGATCCGAAGATCTCCAAGGTGTACGGAAAAGTCTACAAGCAGGGCTTCGATCCTCTTGACATTCCGTGA
- a CDS encoding molybdopterin-dependent oxidoreductase yields the protein MGLSKGVVLLSILLIVVTGIYLVDLFGFPGSPGSGEVPVLPAVEVREYMGERLDSIGAFRENSIKGPQNVNISAYRLEVKGLVSPPRLYTYDELITRFPHYRKVVTLHCVEGWDVTILWEGILVKDILADSGADPSAAMVIFRAYDGYSTSLSQSYLDDQNILLAYSMNNVTLPAIRGYPFQLVAEDRWGYKWIKWVTSMEVSNDQNFRGYWESRGYSNLGYLNRSFFGL from the coding sequence ATGGGTCTTTCAAAAGGGGTCGTACTTTTATCAATCCTGCTGATAGTGGTCACCGGCATTTACCTCGTCGACCTCTTCGGATTTCCCGGATCTCCGGGGAGTGGGGAGGTTCCGGTGCTTCCCGCGGTAGAAGTCCGGGAGTACATGGGAGAACGTCTCGATTCGATAGGGGCATTTCGTGAAAATTCGATAAAGGGGCCCCAAAACGTGAATATATCCGCATACCGGCTGGAGGTAAAAGGTCTTGTCAGCCCCCCGCGTTTATACACATACGACGAGCTTATTACAAGGTTTCCCCACTACAGGAAAGTAGTGACACTTCATTGTGTAGAAGGATGGGATGTCACCATCCTGTGGGAAGGAATTCTGGTAAAAGATATTCTCGCTGATTCAGGGGCGGATCCTTCGGCGGCAATGGTTATATTCCGTGCCTATGACGGGTACAGCACCTCCCTCTCCCAGTCATACCTTGATGATCAGAATATCCTGCTCGCGTACAGTATGAACAACGTCACGCTCCCGGCCATTCGCGGGTATCCTTTCCAGCTTGTCGCCGAAGATCGCTGGGGATATAAGTGGATAAAATGGGTCACTTCGATGGAAGTGTCAAACGACCAGAATTTCAGGGGATATTGGGAATCAAGAGGATATTCCAACCTGGGATACCTTAACAGGAGTTTCTTCGGGTTATGA
- a CDS encoding cytochrome b/b6 domain-containing protein: protein MTPPTIHTEQPVRRGSTPGRRVRRMVAWLLFLMTVLVLLTGFGTGEAAIVGQLTGGLLGKSIAERIHIYLWGPFIILLVLHMSLSLFPGRWWRSG, encoded by the coding sequence ATGACACCACCGACAATTCACACTGAGCAGCCGGTGAGGCGTGGGTCTACTCCGGGAAGAAGGGTAAGAAGGATGGTCGCCTGGCTGCTGTTCCTCATGACGGTTCTTGTACTGCTCACAGGATTCGGGACCGGTGAGGCCGCAATTGTCGGTCAGCTGACAGGGGGCCTGCTCGGGAAAAGCATCGCGGAACGGATTCACATCTATCTCTGGGGGCCGTTCATCATTCTCCTTGTGCTCCACATGAGCCTTTCGCTCTTCCCCGGGAGATGGTGGCGTTCGGGCTGA
- the ftsA gene encoding coenzyme F390 synthetase, whose translation MQKESFFNARIETMSRDELDGLIDERVRYTVRYASEHSPFYRKWFSRHNLDPGSIREHEDLLELPLVSATMIRKNQPPETPDFEFLSAEWDQIFTIHETSGTSGTPKSFFLTWDDWIRHAEKYARIFVSQGFGPGDRVVVCSTYGMNIGANTMTLAARDSGITIIPTGKCSFPSRILRNYRPTGIVGSIFKLLHLARRMSNEGYNPRDSSIERLIVGGESFAEESRAYLSELWGRPVYNTYGSTEGTMCGECTALTGLHVPEDLVHLDVYDPSLEKFVPDGECGRAVLTTLIPAGGRSGTLLLNYDTEDTTVVITRDPCPCGRTHMRIVNPQREAETYWLLGTPVNRVDIERGVFQPDSMEYLTGEYEAFIYGRADEDEVTLRLSLEAHDPDQTDKVLVKDRFLAAFFGSKPDLARAYGENLEILFNFTPPGGLELYQVRGRPKRFVDRRDNA comes from the coding sequence ATGCAGAAAGAATCATTCTTCAATGCACGAATCGAGACTATGTCCCGGGACGAGCTCGACGGGCTCATTGACGAGCGGGTAAGGTACACCGTCCGGTATGCCTCGGAACATTCCCCATTTTACAGGAAATGGTTCTCCCGTCATAATCTCGACCCGGGCTCGATCAGGGAACACGAGGATCTCCTCGAACTTCCTCTCGTATCCGCGACCATGATAAGGAAGAACCAGCCCCCGGAAACTCCGGACTTCGAGTTTCTCTCGGCGGAATGGGACCAGATCTTCACCATCCACGAGACCAGCGGGACCTCGGGGACCCCGAAAAGTTTTTTCCTGACCTGGGACGACTGGATAAGACACGCCGAGAAGTATGCCCGGATATTCGTCTCGCAGGGGTTCGGCCCTGGGGACAGGGTTGTGGTCTGTTCCACCTATGGAATGAATATTGGTGCGAATACCATGACTCTCGCCGCCCGCGACAGTGGCATCACCATCATTCCCACCGGAAAGTGCAGCTTCCCAAGCAGAATCCTGCGTAATTACCGGCCGACAGGAATAGTGGGAAGCATATTCAAACTGCTCCATCTTGCACGCAGAATGAGTAACGAAGGATACAATCCCCGCGATTCCTCAATCGAGCGTTTAATCGTCGGAGGAGAAAGTTTTGCGGAAGAGTCCAGGGCATATCTCTCTGAACTCTGGGGCAGGCCGGTATACAACACCTACGGGAGCACCGAGGGGACCATGTGCGGAGAATGCACCGCTCTTACGGGACTGCACGTGCCCGAAGACCTGGTCCATCTCGACGTGTACGATCCCAGCCTGGAGAAGTTCGTGCCCGACGGCGAATGCGGGAGGGCGGTACTGACCACCCTGATACCGGCAGGAGGCCGCTCCGGCACCCTCCTCCTGAATTACGACACCGAGGATACCACCGTCGTCATCACCAGAGACCCCTGCCCCTGCGGAAGGACCCATATGAGGATCGTGAACCCCCAGCGCGAGGCAGAAACTTACTGGTTACTCGGAACACCTGTAAACAGGGTTGATATCGAGCGCGGGGTCTTCCAGCCGGACAGCATGGAGTATCTCACCGGAGAGTACGAGGCATTCATCTACGGGCGGGCGGACGAAGACGAAGTGACGCTCAGGCTGAGCCTGGAAGCACATGATCCCGATCAGACCGACAAGGTTCTGGTCAAAGACCGGTTCCTCGCAGCTTTTTTTGGATCCAAACCCGATCTAGCCCGGGCATATGGTGAGAATCTCGAGATACTGTTCAATTTTACTCCTCCCGGCGGACTCGAGCTGTACCAGGTCCGGGGAAGGCCGAAGAGGTTCGTAGATCGGCGTGACAATGCCTGA
- a CDS encoding MarC family protein: MQDILTPLIYSFSALFVILDPLLSVPIFTSMTKDMPASEVNKQALIAVVVAGVLMYIFLFFNFLIFDTLGITLPSFQVAGGILLFILGIQMALGIEIGPSHSHSRTAAGVVIGTPLLCGPGAITTVLLLSRDYGTLVLALAIALALLATWIILRFSGIIQRVLGDCITDIMARVLGMLVAAIAIKIIADGITGLF; this comes from the coding sequence ATGCAGGACATACTGACCCCCCTGATTTACTCCTTCTCTGCGCTGTTCGTCATTCTCGATCCCTTGTTGAGCGTGCCGATCTTCACTTCGATGACAAAGGACATGCCCGCATCGGAGGTCAATAAACAGGCATTGATCGCGGTAGTGGTAGCGGGGGTGCTCATGTATATATTCCTCTTCTTCAATTTCCTCATCTTTGATACGCTGGGCATCACCCTGCCGAGCTTCCAGGTTGCCGGGGGTATCCTGCTGTTTATACTCGGTATACAGATGGCACTTGGGATCGAGATCGGCCCCTCGCACAGTCATTCCCGGACCGCGGCAGGGGTGGTGATCGGTACCCCCCTTCTTTGCGGACCGGGGGCAATTACTACCGTACTTCTTCTCTCGAGAGACTATGGCACACTGGTCCTCGCGCTGGCAATTGCGCTCGCCCTTCTCGCGACCTGGATAATTTTAAGGTTCTCCGGGATAATCCAGCGGGTGCTCGGTGACTGCATTACCGACATCATGGCCAGGGTGCTCGGGATGCTGGTGGCGGCTATCGCGATAAAGATTATTGCGGACGGGATCACCGGTCTTTTTTAG
- a CDS encoding ribonuclease III domain-containing protein, which produces MTIEDLLGYFFYDREVLDRSLTRPVDKRILCDQQVPGLIGNAVLSAVLLDLLYRDGIDDAARLARTRDSIMKREILAAVAEQLSIWSFIRERPDEIEPAGEIKSAILADTLLAIIGGVFIDGGYEAAEQRIKRWFSEYLP; this is translated from the coding sequence ATGACCATCGAAGACCTTCTGGGATATTTTTTCTATGACCGTGAAGTGCTTGACCGCTCGCTGACCCGTCCGGTTGATAAGAGGATCCTCTGTGACCAGCAGGTACCGGGACTCATTGGGAATGCGGTGCTCTCGGCCGTGCTCCTTGACCTTCTCTACCGCGATGGGATTGATGACGCCGCACGACTGGCCCGGACAAGAGATTCAATCATGAAGAGGGAGATCCTTGCCGCCGTAGCCGAGCAGCTCTCGATATGGTCGTTCATCCGCGAACGTCCCGACGAGATCGAACCGGCGGGGGAGATTAAGAGCGCGATTCTCGCAGACACCCTGCTCGCGATCATCGGAGGTGTGTTTATTGACGGGGGCTACGAAGCCGCGGAACAAAGGATAAAACGCTGGTTCTCTGAATACCTTCCCTGA
- the speD gene encoding S-adenosylmethionine decarboxylase — MLDMKHEVMVRKMKDEDVIKKFKKEKCWGLCTGVDLKDCNPETIRDPDSIRRFIIELCDLIEMKRFGDPTVIHFGPNERVAGYSMTQLIETSLISGHFANETNSAYLDIFSCKEYAPEKTAEFCKKFFGAKTMNYNIMFRN, encoded by the coding sequence ATGCTTGACATGAAACATGAAGTAATGGTCCGTAAGATGAAGGACGAAGATGTGATCAAGAAGTTTAAGAAGGAGAAGTGTTGGGGTTTGTGCACCGGTGTAGATCTCAAGGACTGCAACCCCGAGACCATTCGCGATCCGGATTCAATTCGCAGATTTATCATCGAGCTCTGCGACCTGATCGAGATGAAAAGGTTCGGGGACCCCACTGTAATCCACTTCGGCCCTAACGAGCGCGTAGCAGGATATTCCATGACCCAGCTGATCGAGACATCACTCATATCAGGCCACTTTGCCAATGAGACCAATTCGGCATACCTGGATATTTTCAGTTGCAAGGAATATGCCCCGGAAAAGACTGCAGAATTCTGCAAGAAATTTTTCGGAGCAAAAACGATGAATTACAATATCATGTTCCGGAATTAA
- a CDS encoding DUF2156 domain-containing protein has product MLTRKDFLPVTLEDRDLFRAHYARYPQTHSDNTFTNMVCWNSYAHYEFARKKGAIILASTIEGETKFRPPIGPRDPALLKELIRLAIAEGDDTPLVLVDEETRAWIMTLYPDLELTPDRDYFEYVYRTDDLAGLTGKQYLTIRRQLSRFRRNCSPVVEEISPGTLGEVHDFLVEWCEWKDCDSVPFLGYEKDAVFFALDHYEELGLSGLIIRVVGKIGAITLYEELSPSTAVVHFEKGLPDCEGIYKAINAEAATALLGRFEFINRESDMGVEGLREAKTRYHPHHMVEVYCARKDDLKRCI; this is encoded by the coding sequence ATGCTGACACGTAAGGATTTTTTACCCGTAACGCTGGAAGACCGGGACCTGTTCCGGGCACATTATGCACGATATCCGCAGACCCATAGCGATAATACATTCACTAACATGGTCTGCTGGAATTCATACGCCCATTACGAATTCGCACGGAAAAAAGGGGCCATTATACTGGCGAGCACGATTGAAGGAGAGACAAAATTCCGGCCCCCGATAGGCCCGAGAGACCCCGCGTTGCTGAAAGAACTTATCAGACTGGCGATAGCGGAGGGGGATGACACCCCCCTTGTCCTGGTCGATGAAGAGACGAGAGCGTGGATAATGACGCTCTACCCGGACCTCGAGTTAACCCCGGATCGCGATTATTTTGAGTACGTGTACCGCACTGACGACCTCGCGGGACTTACAGGCAAACAATACCTCACCATACGAAGGCAGCTCTCGCGGTTCAGGAGGAATTGTTCACCTGTTGTCGAGGAGATCTCACCCGGTACCCTGGGAGAGGTGCATGACTTCCTCGTAGAGTGGTGCGAGTGGAAAGACTGCGATTCCGTCCCTTTCCTCGGCTATGAGAAAGATGCGGTCTTCTTTGCGCTGGATCACTACGAGGAGCTCGGGCTTTCCGGGCTGATCATACGGGTCGTGGGCAAGATTGGGGCGATTACACTTTACGAGGAACTGAGTCCCTCCACTGCCGTCGTGCATTTCGAAAAAGGCCTTCCTGACTGCGAGGGGATCTACAAGGCGATCAATGCAGAAGCCGCCACCGCACTTCTGGGCAGGTTCGAGTTTATCAACCGGGAGAGTGACATGGGGGTGGAGGGACTGCGGGAGGCCAAGACCAGGTATCACCCCCATCACATGGTCGAAGTATACTGCGCACGAAAAGACGACCTGAAAAGATGTATTTAG
- a CDS encoding GNAT family N-acetyltransferase: protein MGEGVYELELRDVDSWDPVEIEYLYRAAGWWKEEYDSRELPGLIRSSFVFIVALDKKTGKAIGMGRAISDGISDAYLQDLVVLPGFRSLGIGTRIVKMLVESCIARGITWIALIAEPGTEHFYLPNGFSPMTGYVPMRYTGMD from the coding sequence ATGGGAGAGGGAGTATACGAACTCGAACTGCGGGATGTCGATTCCTGGGACCCCGTCGAGATCGAATACCTCTACCGGGCTGCCGGCTGGTGGAAGGAAGAGTACGATTCCCGGGAACTGCCCGGGCTTATACGTTCAAGTTTCGTATTCATCGTTGCGCTTGACAAAAAAACAGGCAAGGCTATCGGTATGGGAAGGGCCATTTCTGACGGGATCTCTGATGCGTACCTGCAGGATCTTGTAGTGCTGCCGGGGTTCAGGAGCCTCGGGATCGGGACGAGAATCGTAAAGATGCTTGTCGAGTCCTGTATCGCACGGGGTATCACCTGGATCGCACTCATTGCAGAACCGGGGACGGAACATTTTTATCTGCCCAACGGCTTTTCCCCCATGACCGGATACGTTCCCATGCGCTATACTGGGATGGACTGA